A genomic window from Silene latifolia isolate original U9 population chromosome Y, ASM4854445v1, whole genome shotgun sequence includes:
- the LOC141629271 gene encoding uncharacterized protein LOC141629271, translated as MAFKADMSKAYDRLDWNFIRGTLILMRFPPNFIQLIMKCITTVSYEILVNGVPSRRIHPSCGLRQGDPLSPYIFVLCTEILSLNILRMEKEGLLQGIKVSRNSIPISHMLFADDSMFFIEGNSTSCVSLDRVIKDYCHAFGQVINDNKSSMMLSSCSSLSFARKCLKTFNPSCGTNLGFYLGIPTYVGLSGGNKSKREIFEFIIDKVRKRLSSWNCILLSSAGSLALISFVLSSLSVYFLSIFKIPVSVTKRLDAILSHFWWAGHKKSPSISWCSRLFLSQPKGIGGLGIRRMKEFNQALLAKIGWRMITHPDSILSKSIGAKYGLKWRDGDLLYKDGMSNSSWGWKDIVWGLQLIKPLLAWNFSPLSNLGVWNTKWVHGMVPKPRCVELLIDSPNLCNLRIKDLICNSNGWDHRLVSMSFDETSVHDILAIPIRCSEGSDNFYWSASSSGNYSVKIGYHIALQNSWNTSATPKDRSRVPVACMSVFQKILWNLPGPKSWIILIWKLLTESLPTGEGFLRRGFDGPFSCVLCDSQETESPDHLFRDCSFANRVWAGSLLGIRAQSGDSLSLRTWVCNWLSILFKANNKQEASLSFLCTIWTIWVVRCRKIFDNTECSPIGAILLYQDSLNFALSVEDRKPGAIPFQTPEEEDLIKLRNGVPFHLIQSSVNCSRYDIYVDAAWSKEFAAGFGGCIIFYNDVVSELCIKGGAENAEQSEALAIREALKWALSRNILHINIFSDCLQVLAQVLRLSQLKHWTMNTIDDISDLATNFHCISFAYVPRICNKAAHSLANRAIKM; from the coding sequence ATGGCCTTTAAAGCTGACATGAGCAAAGCATATGATCGGTTAGACTGGAACTTTATCAGAGGTACGCTGATCCtgatgagattccctcctaactTCATTCAGCTGATTATGAAGTGTATCACGACGGTGTCTTATGAAATACTGGTAaatggagttccttcaagacgtaTCCACCCGAGTTGCGGCCTTCGGCAGGGTGATCCTCTCTCCCCGTATATATTTGTTTTGTGTACCGAAATTCTCTCTTTAAACATTCTACGTATGGAGAAGGAGGGTCTTTTACAAGGAATTAAGGTGAGCAGAAACAGTATCCCTATCTCCCATATGCTCTTTGCGGATGATTCAATGTTTTTTATTGAAGGTAATTCTACGAGTTGCGTAAGCCTGGACAGAGTTATTAAGGACTATTGTCATGCTTTCGGTCAAGTTATTAATGATAATAAGTCCTCTATGATGTTAAGTTCGTGCTCTAGTCTATCTTTTGCTCGAAAATGTTTGAAGACCTTCAACCCATCATGTGGCACTAATTTGGGCTTTTACTTGGGTATTCCTACTTATGTGGGACTCTCAGGTGGTAACAAAAGTAAAAGGGAAATTTTTGAGTTTATCATTGATAAGGTTAGGAAGCGCTTATCTTCATGGAATTGCATTCTTCTATCGTCGGCTGGTAGTTTGGCGTTGATTTCTTTTGTCTTGTCCTCCCTCTCTGTTTACTTTCTATCGATatttaaaataccggtaagtgtgacaaAAAGATTAGATGCTAttttgtcacatttttggtgggcgggtCATAAGAAATCTCCTTCTATTAGCTGGTGTAGCAGGCTTTTCCTAAGCCAACCCAAAGGGATTGGTGGCCTAGGTATTAGACGTATGAAGGAGTTCAATCAAGCACTTCTAGCAAAGATTGGATGGCGAATGATTACTCACCCAGATTCTATTCTCAGTAAGTCAATTGGTGCTAAATATGGTTTAAAGTGGCGAGATGGTGACCTGCTTTATAAGGATGGTATGAGTAATTCTTCATGGGGATGGAAAGATATTGTTTGGGGCCTTCAACTCATCAAACCTCTTTTAGCGTGGAACTTCTCTCCACTTTCTAATCTTGGGGTTTGGAATACTAAATGGGTTCATGGAATGGTGCCAAAACCACGATGTGTAGAGCTTCTAATTGATTCTCCCAACTTATGCAATTTGAGAATCAAAGATCTTATTTGTAACAGTAACGGCTGGGACCATAGACTCGTGTCTATGTCTTTTGATGAAACTTCAGTGCATGACATTCTTGCTATTCCAATCCGATGCTCTGAAGGCAGCGACAATTTCTATTGGTCGGCTTCATCGTCTGGGAATTACTCAGTTAAGATTGGATATCACATTGCTCTACAAAATTCCTGGAATACTTCAGCTACCCCGAAGGACCGTTCAAGAGTTCCTGTTGCGTGTATGAGTGTTTTTCAGAAAATCCTATGGAACCTACCAGGGCCAAAAAGCTGGATCATTCTTATATGGAAACTGCTCACGGAATCGTTGCCCACTGGGGAAGGATTCTTAAGGAGGGGTTTTGATGGTCCATTCTCTTGCGTGCTTTGTGATTCACAAGAAACGGAATCTCCTGACCACCTATTTCGAGACTGTTCTTTTGCTAATAGAGTTTGGGCTGGAAGTCTCCTGGGGATTAGGGCACAATCAGGGGATAGTTTGAGTCTCCGAACTTGGGTTTGCAATTGGCTCTCTATCCTCTTTAAAGCTAATAATAAACAAGAGGCTAGTCTATCCTTTTTGTGTACCATTTGGACTATTTGGGTGGTAAGGTGCAGAAAGATCTTTGACAACACCGAGTGCTCCCCTATTGGTGCTATCTTATTATATCAAGATTCCCTTAACTTCGCTCTTTCTGTTGAAGATAGGAAGCCGGGGGCCATTCCTTTCCAAACACCCGAGGAGGAGGACTTGATTAAACTTAGGAATGGAGTGCCATTTCATTTGATCCAGAGTTCTGTGAACTGCTCTCGGTATGATATTTATGTGGATGCGGCGTGGTCTAAGGAGTTTGCTGCTGGGTTTGGCGGATGTATCATTTTTTATAATGATGTTGTTTCTGAATTATGTATCAAAGGAGGCGCTGAAAATGCTGAACAATCGGAAGCTTTGGCAATTAGGGAAGCTTTAAAGTGGGCACTCTCTCGCAACATCCTTCATATTAACATTTTCTCTGATTGTCTACAGGTTCTTGCTCAAGTCTTACGGTTATCTCAGCTCAAACATTGGACCATGAATACTATTGACGATATAAGCGATCTAGCGACAAACTTCCACTGTATTTCTTTTGCTTATGTTCCTAGAATTTGTAATAAAGCCGCTCATAGCTTAGCTAACCGTGCTATCAAAATGTAG